A stretch of the Malus domestica chromosome 08, GDT2T_hap1 genome encodes the following:
- the LOC103414477 gene encoding uncharacterized protein — protein sequence MTSGRTVLPLRFISISLAAPRVLIVQLFVGFSSSYSVIHVLLIVEGKKHGKVGSSICFHRFLELSLKLRIAGLRKKEIANSKAWFPAFSLEISAMAAPPNLRPLFQTRWCSGLSFLLITSTRGYVGEDGGEKYNWERYAERFTKHL from the exons ATGACCAGTGGGCGGACTGTTTTGCCCCTCCGTTTTATATCGATTTCCCTTGCTGCTCCCCGCGTCCTCATCGTGCAACTTTTCGTTGGATTTTCTTCCTCCTATAGTGTTATACACGTGTTGCTCATCGTGGAAGGGAAGAAACATGGAAAAGTGGGCTCTTCCATTTGCTTCCACAGATTTCTCGAGCTCTCTCTCAAGCTCCGAATCGCTGGCCTCCGCAAGAAG GAAATCGCCAATTCGAAAGCTTGGTTTCCTG CTTTCTCACTAGAGATCTCTGCCATGGCTGCTCCACCAAACTTGCGTCCGCTCTTTCAAACCAG GTGGTGTTCTGGTTTGTCATTCCTTCTCATCACTTCTACAAGAG GTTACGTAGGAGAGGATGGAGGTGAGAAATACAATTGGGAAAGATATGCTGAGAGGTTTACAAAACACCTTTGA